The Bacteroidota bacterium genome contains a region encoding:
- a CDS encoding T9SS type A sorting domain-containing protein codes for MKSITIILLVLLLNTILFSQTWLNLANKDWVYSIDEDQGFLWIGTSGGIVKLNKQTRETIIFDRANKRIPDNSVLTLNVRPDDSVWVGSRRSGIGIYDNNECVTYNSENSNIPHDQYNSSFAFDLADNNYIGSLGFVSKFKNGVFEIIKQMDPLVSFDCISDMKIDNFQNVWIASYQGLFKYDGNISERIGEVIGHANSIALDKNNNIWVGTDNYGLYYYSGVSWFCYNMVNSGLPSNNVGKIFFDSQGNLWIGSYDKLTCFSSTGIWSTYSCTSQNGNDFKIFTLFIDTNDHLWIGTRKNGLMLFENGIFKEVKFSQPSVFPSNVINTIAFAYGKLWFGIDNYGLYCYDNQQYKNWDTINSNLLYQTILHITPDNQGNLWLLTNKSTYTPAGYETYYKLTKFDGIQFTDTETPFSTGIYRVLKVDAKGIFWFGTSAGIYRWDGTNWENYNINNSPLSSNVVNRIDFDSKGNIWIGLNGMWDDFGHLIGGGLMKFDGNKSWQEYNVFNSPLPYNTIRALKVDKNDVVWLGTVNDGVWDGGGLTRFDGTTWQSFMKENSGISDNQVLTIDEDTIGEIWAGTLFGGLVGYDKSSKWEVFKQSNSGIALNQVSSIAIDNYDRIWMTHNVYSGGSVYNRNSLGINQPYSNREDLIQFYPNPATDYLIVENNIPNEKNFTIEIFDIQGRRLFNQIMSNTINKISLSNIWSELTSSVLIIKAMTSNSTCQGKIIMIK; via the coding sequence ATGAAATCAATTACGATAATTCTTTTAGTATTATTATTGAATACCATTTTATTTTCTCAGACATGGTTAAATCTTGCAAATAAAGACTGGGTTTACTCCATCGATGAAGATCAAGGGTTTTTATGGATAGGAACGAGCGGAGGTATAGTAAAACTTAATAAGCAGACTAGGGAAACAATAATTTTTGACAGGGCTAACAAAAGAATTCCCGATAACAGTGTTTTGACACTTAATGTGAGACCTGATGATTCGGTTTGGGTTGGCTCTCGTCGTAGCGGAATAGGAATTTACGATAATAATGAATGCGTTACATACAATTCCGAAAACTCCAACATCCCTCATGACCAATATAATTCGAGCTTTGCATTTGACCTGGCTGATAATAATTATATTGGCTCGCTCGGGTTTGTTTCAAAATTTAAAAACGGAGTATTCGAAATCATTAAGCAAATGGATCCACTTGTTTCGTTTGATTGTATTTCTGATATGAAAATTGATAACTTTCAAAATGTTTGGATTGCTAGCTATCAGGGTTTGTTCAAATACGATGGGAATATAAGTGAAAGAATTGGAGAAGTAATTGGGCATGCAAACAGCATTGCATTAGATAAAAACAACAATATATGGGTTGGCACTGATAACTATGGTTTGTATTATTACAGTGGGGTTTCGTGGTTTTGTTACAATATGGTTAATTCGGGTTTGCCATCAAACAATGTTGGAAAAATCTTCTTTGACTCACAGGGTAACTTATGGATTGGCTCTTATGATAAGTTGACTTGTTTTTCTTCAACAGGAATTTGGAGTACCTATTCTTGTACTTCTCAGAATGGAAACGACTTCAAAATTTTCACGCTTTTCATTGATACTAATGACCATCTATGGATAGGAACTCGCAAAAACGGGCTGATGCTGTTTGAAAATGGGATATTCAAGGAAGTAAAATTTTCGCAACCCTCCGTATTTCCTTCAAACGTGATAAATACTATTGCGTTTGCATATGGCAAGCTATGGTTTGGTATTGATAATTATGGATTGTATTGTTATGATAATCAGCAGTATAAAAATTGGGATACTATAAACTCAAATCTTTTATACCAAACAATATTACATATAACTCCTGACAATCAGGGGAACCTATGGTTATTAACTAATAAATCAACTTATACACCAGCTGGATACGAAACATATTACAAACTGACCAAGTTCGATGGAATTCAATTTACGGATACCGAAACTCCATTTTCAACAGGTATATACCGGGTACTAAAGGTTGATGCTAAGGGAATTTTCTGGTTTGGAACATCCGCAGGAATTTATAGATGGGATGGAACCAATTGGGAAAATTATAACATTAATAATTCTCCATTGTCTTCAAATGTGGTTAATAGAATTGATTTTGACAGTAAGGGTAACATTTGGATCGGACTTAACGGAATGTGGGATGATTTTGGGCATCTTATCGGAGGAGGTTTGATGAAATTCGATGGTAATAAAAGCTGGCAGGAATACAATGTTTTTAATTCACCTTTACCATACAACACGATAAGAGCACTCAAGGTAGATAAAAATGACGTGGTTTGGCTGGGTACCGTAAACGATGGTGTCTGGGATGGTGGAGGCCTCACCCGGTTTGATGGTACAACCTGGCAATCGTTTATGAAAGAAAACTCCGGCATTTCGGACAATCAGGTATTGACAATTGATGAAGATACCATTGGTGAAATATGGGCCGGAACATTATTTGGAGGATTGGTTGGATATGATAAGTCATCAAAATGGGAGGTTTTTAAGCAGTCGAATTCAGGAATAGCCCTAAATCAAGTATCTTCAATTGCAATTGACAATTATGATAGAATTTGGATGACACACAATGTTTATTCAGGAGGTTCTGTGTACAACAGAAATTCATTAGGAATCAATCAGCCATATTCAAATAGAGAAGATTTGATTCAATTCTATCCTAATCCTGCAACTGACTATTTAATCGTTGAAAACAACATTCCAAATGAAAAAAACTTTACTATTGAAATATTTGACATACAGGGTAGAAGGTTATTTAATCAAATTATGTCAAATACTATCAATAAAATATCTTTATCGAATATTTGGAGTGAGTTGACAAGTTCTGTATTAATAATTAAAGCGATGACAAGTAATTCAACCTGTCAAGGGAAAATAATTATGATAAAATAA